In Streptomyces seoulensis, the following are encoded in one genomic region:
- a CDS encoding DUF742 domain-containing protein: protein MTRKPVDTGAPDRLYTVTNGRSSVDDTLDLVTLIVAECQPTTGMQSEHARILTLCRHPTSVVEISAELELPITVCRILLADLLDTGRITARHPPVNPSLPDPALLKEVLHGLRNL from the coding sequence GTGACCCGCAAGCCGGTGGACACCGGTGCCCCCGACCGGCTCTACACGGTCACGAACGGGCGCAGCAGCGTCGACGACACCCTGGACCTGGTCACGCTCATCGTCGCGGAGTGCCAGCCCACCACGGGAATGCAGTCGGAGCACGCCCGCATCCTGACCCTGTGCCGGCACCCCACATCGGTGGTGGAGATCTCCGCCGAGCTGGAACTGCCGATCACGGTCTGCCGCATCCTGCTGGCCGACCTGCTCGACACCGGCCGGATCACCGCACGCCACCCACCCGTGAACCCCTCGCTCCCCGATCCCGCCCTTCTCAAGGAAGTGCTCCATGGGCTCCGCAATCTCTGA
- a CDS encoding GTP-binding protein, producing the protein MGSAISELPAHRTPLADAAETGLKIVVVGGFGVGKTTLVRSVSEIRPLNTEEVMTEAGVGIDETSGVAAKSTTTVAFDFGRISLNDTMVLYLFGAPGQKRFWFLWDRLFSGTLGAVVLVDTRRMDDSWYAIDRLEHHGTPFVVAVNRFDDDAAHHSLDEIRQALALPDHVPMIDCDARVRQSGKDVLITLVDHVYTLATAQEATP; encoded by the coding sequence ATGGGCTCCGCAATCTCTGAGCTGCCCGCCCACCGCACGCCACTGGCCGACGCGGCGGAAACCGGTCTGAAGATCGTCGTCGTGGGCGGCTTCGGCGTCGGCAAGACCACGCTGGTCCGCTCCGTGAGCGAGATCCGGCCGCTGAACACCGAGGAGGTGATGACGGAGGCCGGCGTCGGCATCGACGAGACCAGCGGTGTCGCCGCGAAGTCGACCACCACCGTCGCCTTCGACTTCGGCCGCATCAGCCTCAACGACACCATGGTGCTGTACCTGTTCGGCGCGCCCGGCCAGAAGCGCTTCTGGTTCCTGTGGGACCGCCTCTTCTCCGGCACCCTCGGCGCCGTCGTCCTCGTCGACACCCGCCGGATGGACGACTCCTGGTACGCGATAGACCGGCTGGAACACCACGGCACGCCCTTCGTGGTGGCCGTCAACCGGTTCGACGACGACGCGGCCCACCACTCCCTGGACGAGATCCGGCAGGCCCTCGCGCTCCCGGACCACGTGCCGATGATCGACTGCGACGCACGGGTCCGGCAGTCGGGCAAGGACGTGCTGATCACCCTCGTGGACCATGTCTACACGCTGGCCACCGCCCAGGAGGCGACCCCGTGA
- a CDS encoding cytochrome P450 yields the protein MTDPGLFSAPQTPPPGCPAHADAVRLGGLEYQQTPSQMYRALRRDHGAVAPVLLDGDIPAWLVLGYHEVAQVTSHDELFARDSRRWNQWDNIPPDWPLMPFVGYQPSVLFTEGEEHRRRAGVITEALSGVDQFELARDCELIADELIARFAGSGQAELMTSYAHALPMRAVVQMCGMPISGADTQQLVDDLRISLDAAEGDDPVAAYGRVGERLVRLVQDKRADPGKDVTSRMVLHPAGLSDEEIVQDLISVIAAAQQPTANWICNALRLLLTDERFELSVSGGRVSVGEALNEVLWLDTPTQNFIGRWAVRDTQLGGRQIRAGDCLVLGLAAANTDPGLWPEGHVGAENAAHLSFSNGEHRCPYPAPLLADVMARTAVETLLERLPDLVLAVDPRTLTWRSSIWMRGLTTLPVRFTPVDG from the coding sequence GTGACCGATCCCGGCCTCTTCTCCGCGCCCCAGACACCGCCGCCCGGCTGCCCCGCCCACGCCGACGCGGTGCGTCTGGGGGGCCTGGAGTACCAGCAGACGCCGTCGCAGATGTACCGGGCGCTGCGCCGCGACCACGGCGCGGTCGCGCCGGTCCTGCTGGACGGCGACATCCCGGCCTGGCTGGTGCTCGGCTATCACGAGGTCGCCCAGGTGACCAGCCACGACGAGCTGTTCGCGCGGGACTCGCGGCGCTGGAACCAGTGGGACAACATCCCGCCGGACTGGCCGCTGATGCCCTTCGTCGGCTACCAGCCCTCGGTGCTGTTCACCGAGGGCGAGGAGCACCGCCGCCGGGCCGGAGTGATCACCGAGGCGTTGTCCGGGGTGGACCAGTTCGAGCTGGCCCGCGACTGCGAGCTGATCGCCGACGAGCTGATCGCCCGGTTCGCCGGCAGCGGCCAGGCCGAGCTGATGACGTCGTACGCGCACGCGCTGCCGATGCGGGCCGTGGTGCAGATGTGCGGTATGCCGATCTCCGGCGCCGACACCCAGCAGCTCGTGGACGACCTGCGGATCTCCCTGGACGCGGCCGAGGGCGACGACCCGGTGGCGGCCTACGGGCGCGTGGGGGAGCGGCTGGTACGGCTGGTCCAGGACAAGCGGGCCGACCCCGGCAAGGACGTCACCTCGCGGATGGTGCTGCACCCGGCGGGGCTCAGCGACGAGGAGATCGTCCAGGACCTGATCTCGGTCATCGCCGCCGCGCAGCAGCCCACCGCCAACTGGATCTGCAACGCGCTCCGGCTGCTGCTCACCGACGAGCGGTTCGAACTCAGCGTCTCCGGCGGCCGGGTGAGCGTGGGCGAGGCGCTGAACGAGGTGCTCTGGCTCGACACGCCCACCCAGAACTTCATCGGCCGCTGGGCCGTGCGGGACACCCAGCTCGGCGGCCGGCAGATCCGGGCCGGCGACTGCCTGGTCCTCGGGCTGGCCGCCGCCAACACCGACCCGGGGCTCTGGCCCGAGGGCCATGTCGGCGCGGAGAACGCCGCGCACCTGTCGTTCAGCAACGGCGAGCACCGGTGCCCGTACCCGGCTCCGCTGCTGGCGGACGTCATGGCGCGTACCGCCGTGGAGACGCTGCTGGAGCGGCTGCCCGACCTGGTGCTGGCGGTGGACCCGCGCACGCTGACCTGGCGGTCGTCCATCTGGATGCGGGGGCTGACCACCCTGCCGGTGCGGTTCACGCCGGTCGACGGATAG
- a CDS encoding cytochrome P450 has product MTTAAQIPDILSPEFAADPYPAYRQMRESAPLIWHEATQSYIVSRYEDVERVFKDKDGQFTTDNYDWQIEPVHGKTILQLSGREHAVRRALVAPAFRGRELQEKFLPVIERNSRELIDAFRHSGSADIVTDYATRFPVNVIADMLGLDKADHTRFHRWYTAVIAFLGNLSGDQEVAAAGERTRVEFAEYMLPIIRERRENLGDDLLSVLCAAEVDGVRMSDEDIKAFCSLLLAAGGETTDKAIASIFANLLSHPDQLAAVRADHSLIPRAFAETLRFTPPVHMIMRQSATEVQLSGGTIPAGVTVTCLIGSANRDENRYRDPDRFDIFREDLTATNAFSAAADHLAFALGRHFCVGALLAKAEVETGVAQLLDAMPDLRFADGFDPVEQGVFTRGPQALPVRFTPTA; this is encoded by the coding sequence ATGACCACTGCGGCACAGATACCCGACATCCTCTCGCCGGAGTTCGCGGCGGACCCCTACCCGGCCTACCGGCAGATGCGGGAGTCCGCTCCCCTTATCTGGCACGAGGCCACGCAGAGTTACATCGTCTCGCGCTACGAGGACGTCGAACGCGTCTTCAAGGACAAGGACGGCCAGTTCACCACCGACAACTACGACTGGCAGATCGAGCCGGTCCACGGCAAGACGATCCTCCAGCTCAGCGGCCGTGAGCACGCCGTGCGCCGGGCCCTGGTCGCCCCCGCCTTCCGGGGCCGGGAGCTCCAGGAGAAGTTCCTGCCCGTCATCGAGCGCAACTCGCGCGAACTCATCGACGCCTTCCGGCACTCCGGTTCCGCCGACATCGTCACCGACTACGCGACCCGGTTCCCGGTCAACGTGATCGCGGACATGCTGGGCCTGGACAAGGCCGACCACACCCGCTTCCACCGCTGGTACACCGCCGTCATCGCCTTCCTCGGCAACCTGTCCGGCGACCAGGAGGTGGCCGCGGCCGGCGAGCGCACCCGGGTGGAGTTCGCGGAGTACATGCTGCCGATCATCCGCGAGCGCCGCGAGAACCTCGGTGACGACCTGCTGTCGGTGCTGTGCGCCGCCGAGGTCGACGGGGTGCGGATGAGCGACGAGGACATCAAGGCGTTCTGCAGCCTGCTGCTCGCCGCCGGCGGTGAGACCACGGACAAGGCGATCGCCAGCATCTTCGCCAACCTGCTGAGTCACCCCGACCAGCTCGCCGCCGTACGGGCCGACCACAGCCTGATCCCGAGGGCGTTCGCCGAGACCCTGCGCTTCACCCCGCCGGTGCACATGATCATGCGGCAGTCCGCGACCGAGGTGCAGCTCAGCGGCGGCACCATCCCGGCCGGGGTCACCGTGACCTGCCTGATCGGCTCGGCCAACCGGGACGAGAACCGCTACCGCGACCCGGACCGCTTCGACATCTTCCGCGAGGACCTCACCGCCACCAACGCCTTCTCGGCGGCCGCCGACCACCTGGCGTTCGCGCTGGGCCGGCACTTCTGCGTGGGCGCGCTGCTCGCCAAGGCGGAGGTCGAGACCGGCGTCGCCCAACTCCTGGACGCCATGCCGGACCTGCGCTTCGCCGACGGCTTCGACCCGGTCGAGCAGGGCGTGTTCACCCGCGGCCCGCAGGCCCTCCCGGTGCGGTTCACCCCCACCGCCTGA
- a CDS encoding MbtH family protein, with translation MVNPFDDESGKFLVLVNEEGQHSLWPATLAVPGGWRAEGPEGSRQECLDAIEANWTDMRPASLVRAMAADG, from the coding sequence GTGGTCAATCCATTCGACGATGAGTCGGGCAAGTTCCTGGTGCTCGTGAACGAAGAGGGCCAGCACTCACTCTGGCCGGCGACGCTCGCCGTGCCGGGCGGCTGGCGGGCCGAGGGCCCGGAGGGGTCGCGCCAGGAGTGCCTGGACGCGATCGAGGCCAACTGGACCGACATGCGGCCCGCCAGCCTGGTGCGGGCGATGGCGGCCGACGGCTAG